The Nocardiopsis dassonvillei subsp. dassonvillei DSM 43111 genome contains a region encoding:
- a CDS encoding M50 family metallopeptidase, translating to MGDVWREVLSVQPEPERWIIVTAAVLALAAVLLGPPWRIGRNVVTIAHEGGHALVALLSGRQLTGIRLHSDTSGVTVSRGKPTGVGMVLTVFAGYVASSVIGLLGILMLMSDRVTALLWLSIVVLAAMLLMIRNVYGVVSIVVTGAVVFGISWFTPPEVQAAFAYLFIWFLLFAGVRPVIELQAQRRRNPSPHSDADQLARLTGVPGTLWVVVFFLVNAAVTGLGVWLLLF from the coding sequence TTGGGCGACGTCTGGCGGGAAGTGCTGTCGGTCCAGCCCGAACCGGAGCGGTGGATCATCGTCACCGCGGCGGTGCTGGCCCTGGCGGCCGTGCTGCTCGGACCGCCCTGGCGGATCGGGCGCAACGTCGTCACCATCGCCCACGAGGGCGGGCACGCCCTGGTCGCCCTGCTCAGCGGCCGCCAGCTCACCGGGATCCGCCTGCACTCGGACACCTCCGGGGTCACCGTGTCCCGGGGCAAACCGACCGGCGTCGGCATGGTCCTGACCGTCTTCGCGGGCTACGTCGCCTCGTCGGTCATCGGCCTGCTCGGCATCCTCATGCTCATGTCGGACCGCGTCACCGCCCTGCTGTGGCTGAGCATCGTGGTGCTCGCCGCCATGCTCCTGATGATCCGCAACGTCTACGGCGTGGTGTCGATCGTGGTGACCGGCGCGGTGGTGTTCGGGATCAGCTGGTTCACCCCGCCGGAGGTGCAGGCGGCCTTCGCCTACCTGTTCATCTGGTTCCTGCTCTTCGCGGGCGTGCGGCCGGTGATCGAACTCCAGGCCCAGCGCAGGCGCAACCCCTCACCGCACTCCGACGCCGACCAGCTGGCCCGTCTCACCGGCGTGCCGGGAACCCTGTGGGTCGTGGTCTTCTTCCTGGTCAACGCGGCCGTGACCGGCCTCGGTGTCTGGCTGCTGCTCTTCTAG
- a CDS encoding STAS domain-containing protein, whose product MPDLNISSTLHDAGRVLALDGEIDMATEHRFQEAVTEALTTQPFGRVVLDCADLRFIDSSGLRVLIRAHKAAKEQKAVLAIASPIHRVLQTLRVTSLDTRIPVFTTVSEALTAPRA is encoded by the coding sequence ATGCCCGACCTGAACATCTCCTCCACCCTGCACGACGCCGGACGGGTCCTGGCGTTGGACGGGGAGATCGACATGGCCACCGAGCACCGCTTCCAGGAGGCGGTGACCGAGGCTCTGACCACGCAGCCCTTCGGCCGTGTGGTCCTGGACTGCGCCGACCTGCGGTTCATCGACTCCAGCGGTCTGCGCGTCCTGATCCGCGCGCACAAGGCGGCCAAGGAGCAGAAGGCGGTCCTGGCCATCGCCTCACCCATCCACCGGGTGCTCCAGACCCTGCGGGTGACCTCGCTCGACACGCGCATCCCCGTCTTCACGACGGTTTCGGAGGCGCTCACGGCGCCGCGCGCCTAG